From one bacterium genomic stretch:
- a CDS encoding phosphoenolpyruvate carboxykinase (ATP), producing MEVEKILHIVANEIKDFYYQPNLRHVDDYELKEFAVNYGIRTQHGSLAFTSNTQCSSLPLTVYVGGKDVAQKNLNPSQIRILRELPTTLTKVHHYAKKVPFTCVEKKMCNNEDFNLHCTLFTSLHKKESVKLPFLWSQSLFNPQKKRALKLHLICIPESPQRQTIVFPEMGVTYVLGSDYFDEIRTSFLRMAMWFAKANGIQVLYGASKLVTHYYSKEKKFKNYAVIFVGPSQTGKTAYLNDNFSLNAKGEDARPLQDGILFIRKHNQVLGAEKTFLVKAQGLESHLKPLLYRAALNRKTNFENVVIDHQGRLDFQDSTVTDNGQALIQIQTLNRACSGSGQDVGRSNPAFLSEKNSLSEENFNLSSIEKLDGLKIFIMTKFNTVVPPICKLEPEQASALFMLGESVYDSKIIRNPASNPYLIGNAEEEAEGLLSFAENNKQKVETYLINTGSVGESFSKEVKKKRKSRPKKIENQDLSRIGKAIFKGDIKWGKSRYWQVLVPKVIENVNLDKYELENFYGADDIKKAVSALRLERQKYLKGFPKLPSCIKKAII from the coding sequence ATGGAAGTAGAAAAGATTCTACATATCGTAGCAAATGAGATAAAAGATTTTTATTATCAGCCCAACTTAAGGCATGTAGATGACTATGAGTTGAAAGAGTTTGCGGTCAACTATGGGATTAGAACTCAACATGGCAGTTTGGCTTTCACCTCAAATACGCAATGCTCCTCTTTACCGTTAACCGTTTATGTCGGAGGTAAGGATGTTGCGCAGAAAAATCTAAATCCTTCCCAGATCCGCATTCTTCGAGAACTTCCCACAACTCTGACAAAAGTTCACCATTACGCAAAAAAAGTGCCTTTTACATGTGTCGAAAAGAAAATGTGCAATAACGAAGATTTTAATTTGCACTGTACATTATTCACATCGCTTCACAAAAAAGAAAGCGTAAAATTGCCTTTTTTGTGGAGCCAGTCTTTATTCAATCCGCAAAAAAAACGGGCGTTAAAACTTCATCTTATCTGCATTCCCGAATCGCCTCAGAGACAAACAATCGTTTTTCCGGAAATGGGCGTAACATATGTGCTTGGGAGTGATTATTTTGACGAGATAAGAACTAGCTTTTTGCGGATGGCTATGTGGTTTGCCAAAGCAAACGGGATTCAGGTTCTTTACGGCGCAAGTAAACTCGTTACGCATTACTATAGCAAAGAAAAAAAGTTCAAAAATTATGCGGTGATTTTTGTTGGTCCGTCTCAAACCGGTAAAACAGCTTATTTGAACGACAATTTTTCTTTAAACGCCAAAGGCGAAGATGCAAGACCATTGCAAGATGGAATCTTATTTATAAGAAAACATAATCAGGTTCTTGGCGCGGAAAAAACTTTTTTGGTAAAAGCTCAAGGATTGGAATCTCATTTAAAGCCTCTTCTTTACAGAGCTGCGCTTAACAGAAAAACAAATTTTGAAAATGTCGTTATTGACCATCAAGGCAGATTAGATTTTCAGGACAGCACTGTTACGGATAATGGTCAAGCATTAATTCAAATACAAACCCTGAACCGAGCTTGCTCTGGTTCGGGGCAAGATGTAGGGCGATCAAATCCTGCTTTTTTATCCGAAAAAAATTCTTTAAGCGAAGAAAATTTTAATTTGTCTTCAATAGAAAAACTGGACGGGTTGAAAATATTTATTATGACAAAATTCAATACAGTTGTTCCGCCGATTTGCAAACTCGAACCCGAACAAGCATCCGCTCTTTTTATGTTGGGTGAATCCGTTTACGACAGCAAGATTATTAGAAATCCGGCAAGCAATCCCTATTTGATAGGAAACGCAGAAGAAGAAGCAGAAGGACTTTTAAGTTTTGCAGAAAATAACAAACAAAAGGTTGAAACTTATTTAATCAATACAGGTAGCGTTGGAGAATCGTTTAGTAAAGAAGTCAAAAAGAAGAGAAAATCAAGGCCCAAAAAAATAGAAAACCAGGATCTTTCCCGTATAGGAAAAGCTATCTTTAAAGGAGATATTAAATGGGGGAAAAGCCGATATTGGCAAGTTCTTGTGCCCAAGGTGATAGAAAATGTCAATTTAGATAAATATGAACTCGAAAATTTCTACGGCGCAGATGATATTAAAAAAGCTGTCTCAGCGTTGCGCTTAGAAAGGCAAAAATATCTAAAAGGTTTCCCAAAGCTCCCTTCTTGTATTAAAAAAGCCATTATCTAG